One Synechocystis sp. LKSZ1 genomic window, CCGTCCTGGGGAGCCACCGACGGTGAGTGGCGGTCAACAGTTGCTCGATTCCCGCTTTTTCGACCCGAAACGCTACGATTTGGGCCGGGTCGGACGCTACAAAATCAATAAAAAACTGCGACTGAATGAACCGGATACGACCCGGGTGCTGACTCCCAAAGATATTTTGGCGGCGATTGACTATCTGATCAACCTGGAATTCGACATTGGGAGTACCGATGACATTGACCACCTTGGCAACCGTCGGGTGCGTTCCGTCGGAGAACTACTCCAGAACCAGATTCGCGTGGGTCTCAATCGTCTGGAACGGATTATTCGGGAGCGGATGACCGTTAGTGAGTCCGACATGCTCACCCCGGCGGCTCTGGTGAATCCCAAGCCCTTGGTGGCAGCCATCAAGGAATTTTTTGGTTCATCCCAGCTTTCCCAGTTTATGGATCAGACCAACCCCCTGGCAGAGTTGACCCACAAACGACGGATTTCGGCCCTCGGCCCTGGGGGACTAACCCGAGAACGGGCGGGTTTTGCGGTGCGGGATATTCACCCCTCCCACCACGGTCGCATTTGTCCGGTGGAGACGCCAGAGGGCCCCAATGCCGGTCTGATTGGTTCCTTGGCGACCTGTGCGCGGGTCAATGCCTACGGCTTTATTGAAACCCCCTACTACCGCGTAGAGAATGGCCGAGTCCGCCGGGATCTCGCACCGGTTTACCTCACCGCCGACGAAGAAGACGATATGCGGGTCGCTCCAGGGGATATTTCCACGGATCTAGAGGGGACGATTCTCGGGGAAAGTGTGCCCATTCGTTACCGCCAGGAATTTTCCACCACCACCCCCGAGCAGGTGGATTATGTGGCCGTCTCTCCTGTCCAAATTGTCTCGGTAGCGACCTCCCTGATTCCCTTCCTGGAACACGACGACGCGAACCGGGCTCTGATGGGGTCTAACATGCAACGGCAGGCGGTTCCCCTCCTGCGACCGGAGCGCCCTCTGGTGGGGACTGGACTGGAAGCTCAGGCCGCTCGGGATTCGGGGATGGTGATTGTCTCCCGAACCCATGGCGTGGTGACCTACGTTGATGCGACGGAAATCCGCGTCCAATCCCGCGATCCCAACAACCCTGATGTCGTGGGGTCGCTCCAAACCTACTATTTGCAAAAATACCAGCGCTCAAACCAGGACACCTGTCTCAATCAGCGTCCGTTAGTTTACGTCGGTGAAGATGTCGTGCCGGGTCAGATTTTGGCCGATGGTTCCGCTACTGAAGGAGGAGAATTGGCCCTGGGCCAGAATATTCTGGTAGCCTATATGCCCTGGGAAGGCTACAACTACGAAGATGCCATCCTGATTAGCGAACGTCTGGTCTATGACGACATTTATACCAGTATCCACGTTGAAAAATTTGAAATCGAGGCCCGACAAACCAAACTCGGCCCGGAGGAAATCACCCGCGAAATTCCCAACGTTGGGGAAGATTCTCTGCGCAATTTAGATGAACAGGGGATTATCCGCACCGGGGCCTGGGTGGAATCGGGGGATATTCTCGTGGGGAAAGTCACGCCGAAAGGCGAAGCGGATCAGCCCCCCGAAGAAAAACTTTTGCGGGCCATCTTTGGGGAAAAAGCTCGGGATGTGCGGGATAACTCTCTGCGGGTTCCCAACGGTGAAAAGGGCCGGGTCGTGGATGTACGGGTCTTTACCCGAGAAAAAGGTGATGAACTGCCCCCCGGTGCCAATATGGTCGTGCGGGTTTATGTGGCCCAGAAACGCAAAATCCAGGTAGGAGACAAAATGGCTGGTCGCCACGGCAACAAAGGGATTATTTCCCGCATTTTGCCCATCGAAAGTATGCCCTACCTGCCCGATGGCCGGCCGGTGGATATTGTCCTCAACCCGCTGGGGGTACCCTCCCGTATGAACGTGGGCCAGGTCTTTGAATGCCTCCTGGGCTGGGCCGGCGAAAACCTGGGCGTTCGTTTTAAAATTACCCCCTTTGATGAAATGTACGGGGCTGAAGCTTCCCGAGAAACCGTCCATGGTCTGCTGGGGGATGCCTCCCAAAAACCTGGCAAAAACTGGGTCTTCGATCCCGACAATGCTGGCAAAATTACGGTCTACGATGGCCGCACCGGAGAACCCTTTGACCGTCCAGTCACTGTCGGCCAGGCCTACATGCTGAAACTGGTTCACCTCGTAGATGATAAGATCCATGCTCGTTCCACTGGCCCTTACTCCTTGGTTACCCAGCAACCCTTGGGTGGAAAAGCCCAGCAAGGCGGTCAGCGCTTTGGAGAAATGGAAGTATGGGCCCTGGAGGCCTACGGCGCGGCCTACATTCTCCAGGAATTGCTAACGGTGAAGTCCGACGATATGCAAGGGCGGAATGAGGCCCTCAATGCCATCGTCAAAGGCAAACCGATTCCCCGGCCCGGAACGCCAGAATCCTTCAAGGTGTTGATGCGAGAACTTCAATCTCTGGGCCTGGATATTGCCGTCCATAAAGTAGAACTGTCCGAGGATGGCAGTAGCCGCGATGTGGAGGTTGACCTGATGATCGACACCCAACGCCGGGCCCCCAGTCGTCCCACCTACGAATCCTTAAATACCGACGATTTAGAAGAAGAAGAGGTCTAGCCGTTCTCCAGGGCTTCCCCTCCCCAACACCAAAGGAGGAGAAACATCTTAACGATTCTCCTACCTTTGAATGGCCGCTCAGGCCCCCGCCGCTCTCAAGTCCTATCCCCCTCAATTGCCATGACCTTTTATAACTACACTATCGACAAAGGCCGCCTCAAAAAACTGATTGCCGCCGCATTTCGTCGTCACGGCTCTGCCCGCTGTTCTCAACTGGCCGATGATCTCAAGGGCCTGGGCTTTAAGTTTGCTACCAAGGCGGGGGTTTCCATTAGCGTCGAGGACTTGAGTATTCCTCCGGTGAAAAAGGAAATGCTCAAAAGCGCCGAAGAAGAAATTCGCACCACTGAAGCCCGCTATGCTCGGGGCGAAATCACGGAGGTAGAGCGTTTCCAGAAAGTGATTGACACCTGGAACAGTACCTCTGAAGGTCTGAAGGACGAAGTGATCCGCAACTTCCGGGCCACTGACCCCCTCAACTCCGTCTACATGATGGCCTTTTCCGGCGCACGGGGAAACATGAGCCAGGTTCGTCAGTTGGTGGGGATGCGGGGCCTGATGGCCGATCCCCAGGGGGAAATCATTGACTTGCCCATTAAAACCAACTTCCGAGAAGGACTCACCGTTACTGAGTACATTATTTCTTCCTATGGAGCACGGAAGGGCCTGGTCGATACGGCCCTGCGGACAGCGGACTCAGGCTATCTGACCCGTCGTTTGGTGGATGTTTCCCAGGATGTGATTGTGCGGGAAGTGGATTGTGGTACGGAGCGGAGCGTCCGCGTCACGGCCATGATTGATGGGGATCAGGTCAAAATTCACCTCGGTGACCGCTTGGTGGGTCGACTACTGGCTAAAGATGTGGTCGATAAAGATGGTCAAGTCATTGCGGAACGCAACCAAGAAATTGATGAAGACCTAGCCAAAAAAATTAGCCAGTCGGTAGAAGAAGTCTTCGTGCGATCGCCCCTGACCTGTGAAGCGGCCCGTTCGGTTTGTCAATCTTGCTATGGCTGGAGTTTGGCCCACGGTCATAAAGTGGATCTTGGGGAGGCCGTGGGGATTATCGCGGCCCAATCCATTGGGGAGCCCGGTACCCAGCTCACCATGCGGACGTTCCACACCGGCGGGGTTTTCACCGGAGAAGTGGCTCGCCAGGAAAAGGCCCCGGAGGATGGCACAGTCAAGTGGGGTAAAGGCCTGAGCACTCGTAAGGTTCGGACTCGCCATGGTGAAGATGCGGAACAGGTGGAAGTCGCCGGAGATTTGATCTGGAAAGGCGAAGGGAAAAAGGCCAATACCCAGACCTACTCCCTCACCCCTGGTTCCCTTATTTTTGTGCAGGATGGTGAAAAGGTAAAAGCGGGGCAACTATTGACAGAAATTTCCCTATCCAAGGCCCAACGTTCTACGGAACGAGCCACCAAGGATGTGGCCAGTGACTTAGCCGGGGAAGTCTTGTTTGACCGCCTCGTTCCCGAAGAAAAAACGGATCGCCAAGGCAATACTACCCGGATTGCTCAACGGGGGGGCCTGGTTTGGATTTTATCTGGAGAAGTCTATAACCTCCCGCCAGGGGCGGAGCCGGTCGTTAAAAACGGTGACCAGGTTAAGGCCGGCAGTGTGCTAGCGGAAACCCGTTTAGTGTCCACCAGTGGTGGGGTGGTGCGTCATCAAGAAGATAGTCGAGAAATTGAAATTATTACAGCCTCGGTACTGTTAGACCAGGCCCAGGTCAAGCTGGAAAGTAGCGGGGGGCGGGAACAATACGTCATTTACACTGCCGATGGCCAGCGCTTCTTGCTGAAGGCTGCACCGGGGACAAAAGTCCAAAACCATGCCATTGTCGCCGAACTGATTGACGAACGTTACCGGACGACCACTGGGGGACTGATTCGTTATGCCGGTGTCGAAGTGGCCAAGGGGGGCCGGAAACAAGGCTACGAAGTCACCAAGGGCGGTACCCTACTCTGGATTCCCGAAGAAACCCACGAAATCAACAAGGATATTTCCCTCTTGATTGTCGAAGATGGCCAGTACGTCGAAGCTGGAACGGAAGTGGTCAAGGATATCTTCTGCCAGTCCAGCGGGATCGTAGAAGTCATCCAGAAAAATGACATCCTGCGGGAAATTATCATCAAGCCTGGCGAATACCATTTGGATGTTGACCCCGACCAAGTCAAACTGGAGTCGGGCCAGTTAATTCAGCCAGGAACAGAAATCCTACCCGGCATTGTGGTAGCAGAATTGCGTCAGGTAGAGTGGGTGGAAAGCACCGAGGGCCTGGGCCTGCTCTTGCGTCCGGTTGAAGAGTATAAAGTTTATGATGAGCCAGCAGCCCCATCCCAAGGTTCCCAAAATTCCGATGGCGGTCGCCAGATAGAACTCCGCTCGGTGCAACGACTTTTCTACAAAGATGGCGACCGAGTCAAGTCCGTTGAAGGCTCTCAGCTGCTCAGCACCCAGCTGGTCTTGGAAATTTCTGGAGATGACCTGGAAATTGCCCACCTGGCGGCAGACATTGAACTTCAAGATGACGAAGACGAAGAATGTAAACGTCTGCAGTTGGTGATTCTCGAATCGTTGGTGTTGCGCCGCGACCAGGAAAATGACCCCCACAGTGGCTCTACTCAGACTCGCCTGTTAGTCAAGGATGGGGATGAAATTCCTGCTGGTGCTGTTGTGGCTCGCACGGAAATTCAATGTAAAGACGCGGGCATTATTCGCGGTATTCGTAGTGGCATTGAATCGATCCGTCGGGTGCTGGTGGTAAGGGCCGTTGACCAGATGACCCTAACGCTCCCGGAAGCCCCCACACTGAAAGAGGGCCAGCTACTGGTGGCCGGAAAAGAAATCACCAGCGGCGTTCAACTGCCCGAATCCGGTCAAGTGATTGCGATCCAGTCCCAGGGCGACCAACATCAGGTTACCCTCCGTCTTGCTCGTCCCTACCGTGTCTCCTCTGGCGCCGTTCTCCACATTGACGATGGCGATCTGGTACAACGGGGTGATAACCTCGTTCTGCTGGTCTTTGAACGGGCCAAAACCGGGGATATTATCCAGGGTCTGCCCCGGATTGAGGAACTGCTAGAAGCCCGTAAACCCAAAGAGGCCTGTATTCTGGCCCGGAAGCCAGGCATCTGTCAGGTAGAGTACCAGGATGGGGAAACCGTCGATATTAAAGTGATTGAGGACGACGGCACCATTAGTGAATATCCGCTCCTACCGGGGCAAAATGCCATGGTGGCTGATGAACAGCGGGTCAATGTGGGTGATCCCCTCACCGATGGCCCGGCCAACCCCCACGAAATTTTGGAGGTTTTCTTCAACTACTACGTGGATAACTCGGGCTGTTATGAAGCTTCCCTGCGGGGCCTACAAGCGGCCCAGAAATTTCTGGTGGATCAAGTGCAAATGGTTTATCAGTCCCAGGGGATTGACATTGCGGACAAACATATCGAAGTGATTGTGCGTCAAATGACCTCCAAAGTCCGGGTTGATGATGGGGGCGATACCACTATGTTGCCGGGGGAATTTGTGGAACTGCGCCAAATTGAGCAGGTCAACGAGGCCATGGCCATTACAGGTGCCGCCCCTGCCCGCTATACCCCTGTCCTGATGGGGATTACCAAGGCCTCTCTGAATACGGACAGCTTCATTAGTGCGGCCTCCTTCCAAGAAACAACGCGCGTCCTCACGGAAGCGGCCATCGAAGGAAAATCGGACTGGCTACGGGGCCTGAAGGAAAACGTGATCATTGGTCGCCTAATTCCCGCAGGCACTGGTTTTAGTACCCAAGAAGAGGCCCTGACGTTGGTGGAAGCCACGGAGGAACCTAGCTATAGCCGTAATAATACTTACAGTTTGCCGGAGCCCGTGGAACCGCCGCCTAGCCGCTCGGCCCGTCTCCGGGTAGAAGACCTCGATAGTGATGAGCACATGGTTCTCGACGATAATATTGCTCGGGCCTACACCGGCCGGGAGTTTAACAGCGAGGACGAAGATGACTTCGCCGAAGAGTACGACACCGATGAGGATGATTTTGAGGAGGATAGCTAAGGCCTAATTTCCTGCTATGGATAAACAGCGCCTAGACCTTCTACTGGTAGAACGTCAATTGTGCGAGTCTCGGGCAGTGGCCCAACGGCTCATTCGTGCCGGAGAAGTCAAGGTCAACCAGCGGGTACTCGACAAGCCAGGTACTGAAGTGGCTCGGAATGCCCGGCTGGAACTGGTGCAAAAGCCCCCCTTTGTCTCACGGGGCGGTGAAAAGCTGGCTAAGGCCCTACGCCAGTTCTCCATTTCTGTGGAAGGTCGAGTCTGCTTAGATGGGGGTATTTCCACCGGCGGCTTTACGGATTGTCTGTTACAGGCCGGTGCAGCCCTTGTCTATGGTGTGGATGTGGGCTACGGCCAGGTGGCCTGGAAACTCCGCCAAGACCCCCGGGTTATTCTGTGGGAACGGGCTAACTTTCGACATCTGACCCCCAGTCAACTATACGGTGATCAACCCCCTGCCGACCTCGGGGTGATGGACTTATCTTTCATTTCCTTGACTAAAGTTATGGACTCCCTCTGGTCGCTGCTACAGTCGCCCCGAGAAGTAATTCTTTTGGTGAAGCCCCAGTTTGAAGTGGGAAAAAGCAAGGTGGGGAAAAAGGGGGTTGTGCGGAGTAGCCTTGACCAGGCCGGTGCGATCCAAAGTGTGCTGGTAGCAGCCCAGGGCCAGGGCTGGGGCTACCAGGGCCTGACCCATTCCCCCATTACTGGCCCGGCCGGTAACGTCGAATATTTGCTTTGGTTATCCGAAGCAGAAACCCAGGAAGTCCCTTCCCTCAAAACCCTAGAAATCTATACTGAGGAGGCTATCGCGTCTTTTCAGTCTCCCATAGCAACCCAGCCATCTTAATTGGAGCTAATTAGGGTTTGGTGCGCTGGTTTTTCATCTGGAGAATGGTGGTGGGGCGTATGGATTTGTTCCGGGAGGGGCGGCTTAGCGTGGGTATCTAGGTGGATCTGAATTTTTGGGCCAGAGCTGGCTAAACGGATAATCATGCCATCAACGACGGGAGCACTGCTAATCGATTGCCCATCAACATAAGTCCCGTTGGCCCCAATATTCACGGCTTCCCAACCCTCTTGTCCGTGGCGTAGTTCCAGGTGGTGGCGAGAAACAACGGCACTGTAGAGAATGACGTTATTATCAGTCGCTCGTCCGATGCGAATGACAGATTCCGTCGAAAAAGTCCAGTTTTGGACAGGAACCGCTTTGCCTGGGAGGAGTAGGGTCAGAGTGATCGCTGACATGGGTACGCACGCAAGAATATGCCTAAATTATACCGCTCTCCCTTGGATTCCGTTGCAAGGGTCTAGTTTTTCGCAATTCTTCTAACAATAGGCTAAATGGCGGCCTTTTTTCCTCCAGATTTTTTAAACAAATACCCATTAATATAAGTCATTAACTTTTGTAATTTTTTCCTAAGCTCGCCCTGTTCCCGCATGCATCAGTCGTCCCCCCCCTCCGCTACTCATCCTGTTTCCCGTCGCACTGCGCTTAAGTTACTGGGCGTGGGAACTGTCGGTGGAGCCCTGGGCTACTCTCGTTTGGCTAAGCCCCAACCTGCCCGTTATCAACTCGACCGTTTGGCCCTGCCCACTCAACTCAGCCAGCCGAAATCCGTGGTGGTGGTAGGGGCCGGATTAGCGGGTCTTGCCAGTGCCTACGAGCTAAGCCAACGAGGCTTTCAAGTAACCCTACTGGAAAAATCTCCCAACCTTGGCGGTAAAATTGCGGGTTGGCCAATTCAGGTGGGTGAAGAAACCTTTCAAATGGAACATGGTTTCCACGGCTTTTTCCCTCAGTACTATAACCTGAAGAGCATTGTCCAGGAACTGTCCATTAGCGAGAATTTCCGTTCCCTCGACTTCTATTCCCTAGTCTTTCGCGAGGGCTACGCGCCAGAAGTTTTCCGTCCTAGTCATTCCGCCTTTCCCTGGAATATCGTTGACCTGGGTATTTCTTCCCCCAACCGCCTACGCTGGGGTATTAATCTCACCAAACTAGCCCATCTCCAGGTGTTTCGAGCCATTACCGGCTTCCAGATTCCCAAAAGCTATAACCAATACGATAATATCTCCGTGGCGGACTGGGTCGCCCAGGGATTTCCCCAAGGCCTGTACGACCTCTACTTTCTTCCCTTCGCCAAATCCAGTCTTAATGCCCCAGACGTTTTAAGCACAGGGGAATTACTACAATTTTTCCATTTCTACTTCTTTGGCAACCCCGAGGGCCTGGCCTTCAACGGCACCAAGGATGATATGGTCACCAGCCTGGTGATGCCCATTGTACGGGCCATCGAGGCTAAGGGGGGACGGGTGATTACGGAGGCAACCGTGAGTGAGATGATCTGCCAGGACGATCGTATTACCTCCCTCACCTACCAACAGGGCGATGCCATCACTAATGTGCCTTTTTCCGTGACTGAAAATACGTTACTCAGTACAAAAAGCACTACTTATTATGGTGCAGGAGATCGAGTCTATTTGGCAGAAAGGGACGGCACCGAGGCTCTTTCCCTCACCTGTTCCCACCAGGGTTGTACCGTGGCTAAACAGCAAGACGGCAAGTTTATTTGCCCCTGCCATGGCGCGGTGTACGATGAGCAGGGCCACGTTCTCCAGGGGCCAGCCAAGCGCAATTTAACGCGCTTCAAAGTTCAGAAAACCGCAGACCAGAGCGCTGAGTTGGTGGCCCTCCAGGCCAAGACCCCGAGCCAACAGGAAACCCTGACGGCGGATTACTACGTGTTGGCGGCGGATGTGATTGGCATGAAGCATCTTTTTGAGCGGGTTCAGGGAAACGTTAACCCGGCCCTTGTCCAGCAAATTCAACAATTGGCCCTGGCAGACCCCTTTGCCGTAGCGCGGTTTTGGTTTGACCGCGATTTTCCCTGGCAACATAGTGATTTTGCCTCCCTATCGGGCTATCGACTAACGGATAGCATTACCCTCTACCACCGCATTCAGACCCAATTTATTGACTGGGCCCAACGCACGGGCGGCAGCGTGGTCGAACTCCATGCCTACTGCTACAAGGAAAAGGAATTTCCTACCCAAGAAGCACTCCTGACCACCTTCGAGCAGGAACTCTACGAAATTGTGCCGGAATTGCACGGGGCCACGGTTTTACACCGGGAATTGGTCAATCAAAAGAATTTTTCGGGCTTTCCGCCCGCTAGCTATCATAACCGACCCGCCACCGAAACCCCAGTTCAGAATCTTTTCTTCGCGGGGGATTGGGTTAAAATGCCCTTTCCCTGTGGCCTGATGGAACGGGCGGTGAGTAGTGGTCTATTGGCGGCCAATGGCGTTTGCCATGGGGAAGGCCTGCAACGGCGAGAACTGCTGACGGTAATGCCAGAAGGGGTTTTGCAAATTTGAAGTGTGGCGATGATTACGCAGTTGGGCTGGAGATGAGACTTATGGGGTAGTCTGATTAGGTGGTATTTGTTGCCTAGTCTGTCTATGTCCCCTGCGCCTACAATCCAACTTCCCACCTTTAGCGATGCGAGTTCTGTTCTGCAACCTTGGGAGGGCCTGGCCCCAACGGAGCGAGAATCTCTTCAAGCCGGCCTGGCCGCTGGCGTAATTCCGTATCATTGCTTGGCCCCGGTTAGTGTTGAGGATGCGGCCCAAGTGATTGGCCAGGCTACGGCCCAGGGCCTGGCCCTATTACCCTGCGGTAATGGCACTAAACTCCAATGGGGAGGCCCGGTACGGTCGGCGGATTGGGTGCTCAGTAGTCGTCAGCTTAATCGTATTGTGGAATATGCGGCGGCGGATTTGACGGTGACGGCGGAAGCGGGAGTTCGTTTAGCGGATCTCCAGGCCTTTTTGGCCCCCCAGGGCCAGTTTTTACCCCTCGATCCCAGTTACGATGATCGGGCTACCCTCGGTGGCATTATGGCCACAGGAGATGCGGGGAGTTGGCGGCAACGCTATGGTGGCGTTAGGGATTTGGTGTTGGGATTTTCCTTTTTGCGTTGGGATGGCAAGCTGGCTAAGGCCGGTGGCAAGGTGGTTAAAAATGTCGCTGGCTATGATCTGATGAAACTCTTCGTTGGCTCCTACGGTACCCTGGGCTTTATTACCCAGATGAGCCTCAGGCTCTATCCCCGGCCCCCCGTCTCCCAAACCCTCCTCTTGACAGCCACGGAACAGGGGGCCTTAGCGCGTTTGGCCCAGGCCCTGCTCACCTCGGGCTTGACGCCCACGGCGGCGGATCTGTTGTCTCCCCAGTTAATGCAGGCCCTTGGTCTAGGAATACATCTGGGCCTACTGGTGCGCTTCCAAAATATTCCCGAAGGGGTGGCGGAACAGAGTGATCGCCTGCAACACCTGGCCCAGGCCCTTGACCAGGCCCCCCAGATTTGGCAAGGGGAATCGGAACAAGACCTATGGCAACGATTGAAAAGGACAATGACGGTGGCCCCCAGGGCCACGAGCGTCACCTGTAAAATAGGAGTCATGCCTAGTCAAGCGGTGAACTTTTTACAGCAATTACCCGGTTGGGGCCAAATCCACCTGGGAACCGGCCTGGGGCGCCTCACCTTTGACCAAGGGATAGACCCGGCGGCCCTCCAGCGACAGCGGATTTTGTGCCAAAATTATCGCGGCTTTTTAAGTATTTTAGAATCCCCTGCCTCCTACAAAACCCAGCTTGATCCCTGGGGCTACGACGGCAATGCCCTAGACCTCATGGGCCGTTTGAAGCAACAATTTGATCCCCAGCAATGCTTTAGTCCGGGTCGTTTTGTCGCCGGGATTTAGCGTTTTTCCTATCCAACCCTTTACTAAGCTAATGCCCAATTCTGACGCCCCGACCACTGGCTTTGATGCCCATAATCCCCCTGCCCAGGCGCTGATGGATAGTTGCGTCCACTGCGGTTTTTGTCTATCTACCTGTCCGAGCTATCGGGTAATTGGCAAGGAAATGGATTCGCCCCGGGGCCGGATTTATTTGATGAATGGCATTACCCAAGGTCAGGCCAGTCTAGATGAAACCACCAGCGCCCATTTTGATACTTGTCTGGGTTGTTTAGCCTGCGTGAGTACCTGTCCTTCAGGTGTTCAGTACGACCGTCTGTTGGCGGCGACGCGGCCCCAGGTGGAACGCAATGTACCCCGTTCCTGGCGAGACCGCTGGTTTCGAGGCCTGCTGTTTAATCTGTTTCCCTATCCCCAACGCCTCCGTCTCCTGCTACCGTTTTTCTGGTTGTACCAAACCCTTGGCCTGCAGAAACTCGTTCGAGCCAGTGGCCTATTGCAACGCTTTTTTCCCCGTCTAGCGGCCATGGAAGCTATTTTGCCCCGCGTCACGCCCCAGTCCTTTCGGGCAGACTATCCTGAAACGATTCCGCCCCAGGGCCAACAACGCTACCGGGTGGGTTTAATTCTCGGCTGTGTCCAACAACTCTTTTTTGACCCCGTCAATGCGGCCACAGTACGAGTACTAACCGCGAATGGCTGTGAAGTGGTCATTCCACCGAACCAAGGCTGTTGTGCGGCCCTACCGGCTCACCAAGGCCAGGAACAACAGGCCCAGGCCCTCGCCTGCCAAATGATTGATCGGTTTGAAGACAAGGCCCTGGATTACATCATCATCAACGCGGCGGGATGTGGCCATACCCTCAAGGAATACCATCACATTTTGGCCGATGATCTTGTCTATGCCGCCAAGGCCCAAGCCTTCGTGGCCAAGGTACGAGACGTTCACGAATTTCTGGCTGAAGTGGGGCTCACAACCCCTTTACATGCTCTGGCAGAGGAACCTCTACCCCTGGTTTACCAAGATGCCTGCCACCTGCTCCATGGCCAAAAAATCAGCCTGCAACCCCGACAGCTCCTGGGCCAAATTCCGGGGGTTGTCCTCAAGGAACCCATCGATGCGGCCCTCTGTTGCGGCAGTGCGGGGATCTACAACATGCTCCAGCCGAATGTTGCCGCAGAACTAGGCCAGCAAAAAGTCCGTAATCTATTACAGACCGGAGCTAAGGTGATTGCTTCCCCTAATCCGGGCTGTTCTCTACAAATTCAGCGTTATTTAACGGCCCAAGGAGCATCAGTACCCCTTTTGCATCCGATACAATTATTGGATTATGCTATTCGTGGTTTGGTCTTGGCTCAAGGCCCCCACTAGAGAGCTTTTCGGTTTTTTAAATGCTAGAGGCCTGAACATCATCTAGACCTTTTACCTACCACCACGCTCAAGCGGGTTAGGATAGAGTCATCGTCGGAGTCCAATAATGCCAGACTTTCAGACCTTTATCACTATCCTGACGGCCCTGTTGGTCTTTCTTCTAGGGATTTTCCTGAAATATGATACCCTCTACCTCAGAAACTACCAAATCCACTTCCCCCAATGGGCCGGCCTCGTCCTCGCCGGGGCTACTTTCTCGCTTGTGGTCTTGGATCAACTCCTACGGGGGTTTGTCCGACTTGAGGAGATACAACGCCGAGATGAGGAAGAGCAACGAAGAATTAAGCAAGCAGAACGCGAGACTCGCCGAACTCGAATCGAAACTCGATATCGTATTGCAGTTATCCGATACCAACTCGACCCCAGTGACCTCCACCGACGACAACTAGCCGATTTACTGGCCCTGCTCCAGGAATACCAAGATACGCTCTAGGCCTATCTGTATTTGTCGATTTCTTCTTTACTCAAGCGGGTTAGGATAGGGCCATCGTCGGAATTCAATAATGCCAGACTTTCAGACTTTTATTACTATCCTGACGGCCCTGTTGGTCTTTCTTCTCGGGATTTTCCTGAAATATGACACCCTCTACCTCAGAAACTACCAAATCCACTTCCCCCAATGGGCCGGCCTCGTCCTCGCCGGGGCTACTTTCTCGCTTGTGGTCTTGGATCAACTCCTACGGGGGTTTGTCCGACTTGAGGAAATACAATGCCGAGATGAGGAAGCTCGACGAAAAGATGAGGAAGCTCGACGAAGAGAAGAGGATGCAGTACGAGCAAAGAATGAGCGCCTTGAGACAGCAGAACGCGAGACTCGCCGAACTCGAATCGAAACTCGATATCGTATTGCGCTCCTCCAATTCCAACTCGACCCCAGCGGCCTCCACCGACGACAATTAGCCGATCTGCTGGCCCTGCTTCAGGAATACCAAGATACGCTTTAGTCCAGCAGGGCCTATTTCTTCTTTACTCAAGCGGGTTAGGATAGGGCCATCGTCGGAATTCAATAATGCCAGACTTTCAGACCTTTATTACTATCCTGACGGCCTTACTGG contains:
- a CDS encoding DNA-directed RNA polymerase subunit beta'', which translates into the protein MTFYNYTIDKGRLKKLIAAAFRRHGSARCSQLADDLKGLGFKFATKAGVSISVEDLSIPPVKKEMLKSAEEEIRTTEARYARGEITEVERFQKVIDTWNSTSEGLKDEVIRNFRATDPLNSVYMMAFSGARGNMSQVRQLVGMRGLMADPQGEIIDLPIKTNFREGLTVTEYIISSYGARKGLVDTALRTADSGYLTRRLVDVSQDVIVREVDCGTERSVRVTAMIDGDQVKIHLGDRLVGRLLAKDVVDKDGQVIAERNQEIDEDLAKKISQSVEEVFVRSPLTCEAARSVCQSCYGWSLAHGHKVDLGEAVGIIAAQSIGEPGTQLTMRTFHTGGVFTGEVARQEKAPEDGTVKWGKGLSTRKVRTRHGEDAEQVEVAGDLIWKGEGKKANTQTYSLTPGSLIFVQDGEKVKAGQLLTEISLSKAQRSTERATKDVASDLAGEVLFDRLVPEEKTDRQGNTTRIAQRGGLVWILSGEVYNLPPGAEPVVKNGDQVKAGSVLAETRLVSTSGGVVRHQEDSREIEIITASVLLDQAQVKLESSGGREQYVIYTADGQRFLLKAAPGTKVQNHAIVAELIDERYRTTTGGLIRYAGVEVAKGGRKQGYEVTKGGTLLWIPEETHEINKDISLLIVEDGQYVEAGTEVVKDIFCQSSGIVEVIQKNDILREIIIKPGEYHLDVDPDQVKLESGQLIQPGTEILPGIVVAELRQVEWVESTEGLGLLLRPVEEYKVYDEPAAPSQGSQNSDGGRQIELRSVQRLFYKDGDRVKSVEGSQLLSTQLVLEISGDDLEIAHLAADIELQDDEDEECKRLQLVILESLVLRRDQENDPHSGSTQTRLLVKDGDEIPAGAVVARTEIQCKDAGIIRGIRSGIESIRRVLVVRAVDQMTLTLPEAPTLKEGQLLVAGKEITSGVQLPESGQVIAIQSQGDQHQVTLRLARPYRVSSGAVLHIDDGDLVQRGDNLVLLVFERAKTGDIIQGLPRIEELLEARKPKEACILARKPGICQVEYQDGETVDIKVIEDDGTISEYPLLPGQNAMVADEQRVNVGDPLTDGPANPHEILEVFFNYYVDNSGCYEASLRGLQAAQKFLVDQVQMVYQSQGIDIADKHIEVIVRQMTSKVRVDDGGDTTMLPGEFVELRQIEQVNEAMAITGAAPARYTPVLMGITKASLNTDSFISAASFQETTRVLTEAAIEGKSDWLRGLKENVIIGRLIPAGTGFSTQEEALTLVEATEEPSYSRNNTYSLPEPVEPPPSRSARLRVEDLDSDEHMVLDDNIARAYTGREFNSEDEDDFAEEYDTDEDDFEEDS
- a CDS encoding TlyA family RNA methyltransferase, which encodes MDKQRLDLLLVERQLCESRAVAQRLIRAGEVKVNQRVLDKPGTEVARNARLELVQKPPFVSRGGEKLAKALRQFSISVEGRVCLDGGISTGGFTDCLLQAGAALVYGVDVGYGQVAWKLRQDPRVILWERANFRHLTPSQLYGDQPPADLGVMDLSFISLTKVMDSLWSLLQSPREVILLVKPQFEVGKSKVGKKGVVRSSLDQAGAIQSVLVAAQGQGWGYQGLTHSPITGPAGNVEYLLWLSEAETQEVPSLKTLEIYTEEAIASFQSPIATQPS
- a CDS encoding FHA domain-containing protein, with amino-acid sequence MSAITLTLLLPGKAVPVQNWTFSTESVIRIGRATDNNVILYSAVVSRHHLELRHGQEGWEAVNIGANGTYVDGQSISSAPVVDGMIIRLASSGPKIQIHLDTHAKPPLPEQIHTPHHHSPDEKPAHQTLISSN